TGTCCGTAAATCATTGTCTGCTTAAGCCCTAATGTTGATAACACAGTTGCGTCACCAGTAATTTCAATATCACTACCTGTCGTACTTTTCAAAATGATATTTCCATCACTTCCAACGGTTGCTGTAACCCCTTCAACTCCCGCTTCATTAATAGCTTTTTGTAGAGCAACAGCATTCTCTTCAGCGGTGGATCCTGCATCGGTAGTAAAACGAATGCTCGTATCATTAATATAAAGACCTTTGTATGTAATCGATAACGCTCCTGAAGCAATAGAAGTTCCTGTATAGGTTGTTGTTTCATGCGTGGTGGAACCCATAAAAAAGTCTTGAACATCATCAGGATCGTCTTCAACTTTCTCATCGAAAGTATCTTCATCAAAACTAAGCGTTCCATCTTCAAAGGTAAGACCATAATCGAGAAGACTACGTCCATTTTCATCAAGAGATTGTACCTGTTGTTTGATGCTTGAAAGAAATCCAGTCAGTTGGCTAACACCTTGAAAGACACCTGCGGTTTCTTCTTCAGCATCGTAACTGGTTGCTGAATCTAGATTGGAAACAAGGCTATTGAAGGCAGAGACAAAAGATTCAATTTGTGTTTTAATATCTGTCCAATCTTGCTCAATAGAAACGGATGTTGTATCACCCGTATCCTGGACTTCATTTAAGGTAATAGTGACACCTACTATTAAGTCATCAACCGTATTGGATGAGCGAGTAATGCTAACACCATTGTAGGTAAAACTTGCATCTTGCGCTGTTTGAATGTGGCTATCTGTGTCATCCCATCCTAGGCTGCTAAGAATATTAGTTGAAGTGGGATCGCTCTCATAATTAGTAGATGAAAGGGTAATAGCATAATCTGCACCTGTGTCATCTGATTTGAGAATAAGTTTATAGGGTGTATCTCCACCGGTGTTTAAAATAGAAGCGGTTACATTACCATCGAGTTTATCATTGATCATATCAGCAAGATCTGTTATTGTTGTAGAAGAAGATACTGCAAAAGAGTAGGATGTTCCATTGATCTCGATCGTTAAAGTGTCAGATGCTGTGGTAACGGCACTCGTTTCAGAGCTAAAGCCAGTACTTTGATAAATATCTTGTTGTGCAAGTTG
Above is a genomic segment from Sulfurospirillum halorespirans DSM 13726 containing:
- the fliD gene encoding flagellar filament capping protein FliD, which encodes MSTSTLSSLGLGSDSVLTYDLIDSLRAVDEEAQLDPIDEDLATNSTQQTDLETLTTLASALQTSASALADDTYYLQRTTTVSDEAITVTADGGTNVQDFTLHVEQLAQQDIYQSTGFSSETSAVTTASDTLTIEINGTSYSFAVSSSTTITDLADMINDKLDGNVTASILNTGGDTPYKLILKSDDTGADYAITLSSTNYESDPTSTNILSSLGWDDTDSHIQTAQDASFTYNGVSITRSSNTVDDLIVGVTITLNEVQDTGDTTSVSIEQDWTDIKTQIESFVSAFNSLVSNLDSATSYDAEEETAGVFQGVSQLTGFLSSIKQQVQSLDENGRSLLDYGLTFEDGTLSFDEDTFDEKVEDDPDDVQDFFMGSTTHETTTYTGTSIASGALSITYKGLYINDTSIRFTTDAGSTAEENAVALQKAINEAGVEGVTATVGSDGNIILKSTTGSDIEITGDATVLSTLGLKQTMIYGHSTTRDGMFTEFEDLLETYTDDSEGILTVYSEYLDTRLESLTEQREKLVESLDTKYEIMATKFAAYDSMISEMTTSFDTLSMMIDESSSD